From Zingiber officinale cultivar Zhangliang chromosome 5B, Zo_v1.1, whole genome shotgun sequence, the proteins below share one genomic window:
- the LOC121983826 gene encoding serine hydroxymethyltransferase, mitochondrial-like, with the protein MTMASALRQLSVAVVDRQPLPGFFLRCMSSLPSEAAYEKEKSGVTWTKQLNAPLEIIDPEIADIIELEKARQWKGLELIPSENFTSVSVMQAVGSVMTNKYSEGYPGARYYGGNEYIDMAESLCQKRALEAFGLDPTKWGVNVQSLSGSPANFQAYTALLKPHERIMALDLPHGGHLSHGYQTDTKKISAVSIFFETMPYRLDESTGYIDYDQLEKSAALFRPKLIVAGASAYARLYDYARIRKVCDKQKAILLADMAHISGLVAAGIIPSPFEYADIVTTTTHKSLRGPRGAMIFFRKGVKEINKQGQEVMYDFEDKINAAVFPGLQGGPHNHTISGLAVALKQATTPEFRAYQEQVLKNCARFAECLVKKGYDLVSGGTDNHLVLVNLKNKGIDGSRVEKVLELVHIAANKNTVPGDVSAMVPGGIRMGTPALTSRGFVEEDFAKVADFFDDAVKLALKIKAETKGGSKLKDFVATLQTDANIQSNIAKIRNEVEEYAKQFPTIGFEKETMKYKD; encoded by the exons ATGACGATGGCATCGGCGCTCCGACAACTCTCCGTGGCCGTCGTTGACCGCCAGCCCCTCCCGGGCTTCTTCCTCCGCTGCATG TCCTCTTTGCCGAGCGAGGCCGCCTACGAGAAGGAGAAATCTGGCGTTACG TGGACGAAGCAGCTGAATGCTCCGCTGGAGATCATCGATCCGGAGATCGCCGATATAATTGAGCTTGAGAAGGCAAGGCAGTGGAAG GGCCTTGAACTCATACCCTCAGAGAATTTCACATCGGTGTCAGTCATGCAAGCAGTAGGGTCGGTCATGACGAACAAATACAGTGAGGGGTATCCTGGTGCACGATACTATGGCGGCAATGA GTACATTGACATGGCTGAATCATTGTGTCAGAAACGTGCCCTGGAAGCTTTTGGTTTAGATCCTACAAAATGGGGAG TGAATGTGCAATCATTGTCTGGTTCACCTGCTAACTTCCAAGCTTACACTGCACTTCTGAAGCCACATGAGAGAATAATGGCTCTTGACCTTCCTCATGGTGGACATCTTTCTCATGGATACCAG ACTGATACAAAAAAGATCTCTGCTGTATCCATATTCTTTGAAACAATGCCATATAGATTGGATGAAAGTACAGGATACATTGATTACGATCAG TTGGAGAAAAGTGCAGCACTCTTCAGGCCAAAATTAATCGTGGCTGGTGCTAGTGCATATGCTCGCCTCTATGACTATGCACGCATTCGTAAG GTATGTGACAAGCAGAAAGCGATTCTTCTGGCAGATATGGCACACATCAGTGGACTGGTTGCTGCTGGTATTATTCCATCTCCTTTTGAGTATGCTGATATAGTGACAACTACAACTCACAAATCACTCCGTGGACCGCGTGGAGCTATGATCTTTTTTAGGAAAGGTGTAAAAGAGATAAACAAACAAGGGCAAGAA GTTATGTATGattttgaagataaaattaatgcTGCTGTTTTTCCTGGATTACAAGGTGGTCCGCACAATCATACTATTTCAGGTTTAGCTGTTGCGCTCAAACAG GCTACCACTCCAGAGTTCAGAGCTTATCAAGAGCAAGTATTGAAGAACTGTGCTAGATTTGCCGAG TGTTTGGTCAAAAAGGGATACGATCTTGTGTCTGGAGGAACAGATAACCATTTAGTACTGGTGAACCTTAAGAACAAG GGAATTGATGGATCCAGAGTTGAGAAGGTGCTGGAGTTAGTACATATTGCGGCTAACAAAAATACAGTACCTGGTGATGTGTCTGCCATGGTTCCTGGAGGCATCAGAATGG GGACCCCAGCACTCACATCAAGAGGATTTGTGGAAGAGGATTTTGCTAAAGTTGCTGATTTCTTCGATGACGCTGTTAAATTAGCATTGAAAATCAAAGCTGAAACAAAAG GTGGATCAAAGCTGAAGGATTTCGTAGCTACATTGCAAACAGATGCTAACATCCAATCAAACATTGCCAAAATCCGCAACGAAGTGGAGGAGTATGCAAAGCAGTTTCCAACAATTGGATTCGAGAAGGAGACGATGAAGTACAAGGACTGA
- the LOC121983827 gene encoding beta-glucosidase BoGH3B-like isoform X1, translating into MESMLRKLLLLLTISICWATTGAAAAEEYVKYRDPKQPLGARIKDLLRRMTLAEKIGQMSQIDRQVATPDVIQTNFIGSVLSGGGSVPKPQASAWEWAAMVNDMQKAALSTRLGIPIIYGIDAVHGHNNVYGATIFPHNVGLGATRDPELVKRIGAATALEVRATGISYVFAPCIAVCRDPRWGRCYESYSEDPKLVQQMTEIVSGLQGDIPQNSRKGVPFVAGKRNVAACAKHYVGDGGTHDGINENDTIISRHGLLSIHMPPYDNAIIKGVSTVMVSYSSWNRVKMHANRYLVTEFLKHTLHFRVCSASTSSNTKKNHSLFELVIEHITIVVKQGFVISDWQGIDRITTPPDANYTYSVEAGIRAGIDMVMIPLAYQDFISNLTYLVEKNVIPMSRIDDAVKRILRVKFTVGLFENPFSDPSLADQLGSKEHRELAREAVRKSLVLLKNGKVANEPLLPLPKKASKILVAGSHADNLGYQCGGWTITWQGLSGNNNTIGTPILNAIQSTVDPSTQIIFSENPDPDFVKNGAFEYAIVAIGEDPYAETDGDNLNLTIPAPGVSVIQNVCSSVKCVVLVISGRPLVIEPYIEQIDALVAAWLPGTEGQGVADVLFGDYGFSGKLPRTWFKSVDQLPMNVGDQHYDPLFPYGFGLRTEPANAK; encoded by the exons ATGGAATCGATGCTACGGAAACTGCTGCTTCTGTTAACGATATCAATCTGCTGGGCGACAACaggagcagcagcagcagaagAGTACGTGAAATACAGGGATCCAAAGCAGCCACTGGGCGCTCGAATCAAGGACTTGCTCCGCCGCATGACTCTCGCTGAAAAGATCGGCCAGATGTCCCAGATCGACAGGCAAGTCGCAACCCCGGACGTCATCCAGACTAACTTCATCG GAAGCGTCCTGAGCGGAGGCGGCAGTGTGCCAAAGCCCCAGGCTTCTGCCTGGGAATGGGCAGCGATGGTGAACGACATGCAGAAGGCTGCTCTCTCCACCCGTTTAGGCATCCCAATCATCTACGGTATCGATGCTGTTCATGGGCACAACAATGTCTATGGAGCCACCATTTTCCCCCACAATGTTGGGCTCGGTGCCACTCG GGATCCTGAACTGGTGAAGAGAATTGGTGCTGCTACTGCTCTGGAAGTTAGAGCCACAGGGATTTCCTATGTCTTCGCACCATGCATTGCG GTCTGCAGAGATCCAAGATGGGGCCGCTGCTATGAGAGCTACAGCGAAGATCCAAAGCTTGTTCAGCAAATGACTGAGATCGTCTCTGGCTTGCAAGGAGATATTCCTCAGAATTCTCGCAAAGGAGTCCCCTTTGTCGCTGGAAA GAGGAATGTTGCTGCCTGTGCAAAGCACTACGTCGGTGACGGTGGCACACACGACGGGATCAATGAAAACGACACCATCATCAGCCGTCACGGACTGCTCAGCATCCACATGCCTCCTTACGACAACGCCATCATCAAGGGCGTCTCCACTGTCATGGTCTCCTACTCGAGCTGGAACAGGGTGAAGATGCATGCAAATCGCTATCTGGTCACTGAATTCCTCAAGCACACACTTCATTTCAGGGTCTGTTCGGCTTCCACTTCTTCCAACACGAAGAAGAATCATAGCTTGTTTGAATTGGTAATTGAACATATTACAATTGTTGTTAAACAGGGATTTGTGATCTCAGATTGGCAAGGTATTGATAGAATAACCACGCCACCAGATGCTAATTACACATATTCTGTAGAAGCTGGGATCCGAGCAGGCATTGATATG GTGATGATCCCACTTGCATACCAAGATTTCATTAGTAACCTGACCTACTTGGTGGAGAAGAATGTGATCCCAATGAGCAGAATTGATGATGCTGTGAAAAGAATTCTGAGAGTCAAGTTCACTGTAGGACTCTTTGAGAACCCTTTTTCAGACCCTAGTCTGGCTGATCAGCTTGGAAGCAAG GAACACCGCGAATTGGCTAGGGAAGCTGTAAGGAAATCACTTGTGCTGTTGAAGAATGGCAAGGTTGCCAATGAGCCATTGCTCCCACTTCCTAAGAAGGCTAGCAAGATCCTTGTCGCCGGAAGCCATGCCGATAACTTGGGTTACCAGTGTGGAGGGTGGACTATTACTTGGCAAGGCCTAAGTGGCAACAACAATACAATTG GTACCCCTATTCTCAATGCAATCCAGTCAACTGTCGATCCTAGTACTCAGATCATCTTTTCCGAGAACCCCGATCCTGACTTTGTGAAGAACGGCGCATTTGAGTACGCGATCGTTGCGATAGGAGAGGATCCATATGCAGAAACAGATGGGGACAATCTGAATCTGACTATTCCAGCTCCTGGAGTCAGTGTGATTCAGAATGTGTGCAGCAGTGTCAAATGTGTTGTGCTTGTGATCTCAGGAAGGCCATTGGTGATCGAACCATATATCGAACAAATTGATGCACTTGTCGCGGCCTGGCTGCCCGGTACAGAAGGCCAAGGTGTGGCAGATGTGCTCTTCGGTGACTATGGTTTCTCCGGCAAGCTGCCAAGGACATGGTTCAAGTCTGTGGACCAGCTGCCTATGAATGTTGGTGACCAACACTATGATCCCCTCTTCCCCTATGGGTTCGGCCTTAGGACCGAGCCAGCTAATGCGAAGTAG
- the LOC121983827 gene encoding beta-glucosidase BoGH3B-like isoform X2 yields the protein MESMLRKLLLLLTISICWATTGAAAAEEYVKYRDPKQPLGARIKDLLRRMTLAEKIGQMSQIDRQVATPDVIQTNFIGSVLSGGGSVPKPQASAWEWAAMVNDMQKAALSTRLGIPIIYGIDAVHGHNNVYGATIFPHNVGLGATRDPELVKRIGAATALEVRATGISYVFAPCIAVCRDPRWGRCYESYSEDPKLVQQMTEIVSGLQGDIPQNSRKGVPFVAGKRNVAACAKHYVGDGGTHDGINENDTIISRHGLLSIHMPPYDNAIIKGVSTVMVSYSSWNRVKMHANRYLVTEFLKHTLHFRGFVISDWQGIDRITTPPDANYTYSVEAGIRAGIDMVMIPLAYQDFISNLTYLVEKNVIPMSRIDDAVKRILRVKFTVGLFENPFSDPSLADQLGSKEHRELAREAVRKSLVLLKNGKVANEPLLPLPKKASKILVAGSHADNLGYQCGGWTITWQGLSGNNNTIGTPILNAIQSTVDPSTQIIFSENPDPDFVKNGAFEYAIVAIGEDPYAETDGDNLNLTIPAPGVSVIQNVCSSVKCVVLVISGRPLVIEPYIEQIDALVAAWLPGTEGQGVADVLFGDYGFSGKLPRTWFKSVDQLPMNVGDQHYDPLFPYGFGLRTEPANAK from the exons ATGGAATCGATGCTACGGAAACTGCTGCTTCTGTTAACGATATCAATCTGCTGGGCGACAACaggagcagcagcagcagaagAGTACGTGAAATACAGGGATCCAAAGCAGCCACTGGGCGCTCGAATCAAGGACTTGCTCCGCCGCATGACTCTCGCTGAAAAGATCGGCCAGATGTCCCAGATCGACAGGCAAGTCGCAACCCCGGACGTCATCCAGACTAACTTCATCG GAAGCGTCCTGAGCGGAGGCGGCAGTGTGCCAAAGCCCCAGGCTTCTGCCTGGGAATGGGCAGCGATGGTGAACGACATGCAGAAGGCTGCTCTCTCCACCCGTTTAGGCATCCCAATCATCTACGGTATCGATGCTGTTCATGGGCACAACAATGTCTATGGAGCCACCATTTTCCCCCACAATGTTGGGCTCGGTGCCACTCG GGATCCTGAACTGGTGAAGAGAATTGGTGCTGCTACTGCTCTGGAAGTTAGAGCCACAGGGATTTCCTATGTCTTCGCACCATGCATTGCG GTCTGCAGAGATCCAAGATGGGGCCGCTGCTATGAGAGCTACAGCGAAGATCCAAAGCTTGTTCAGCAAATGACTGAGATCGTCTCTGGCTTGCAAGGAGATATTCCTCAGAATTCTCGCAAAGGAGTCCCCTTTGTCGCTGGAAA GAGGAATGTTGCTGCCTGTGCAAAGCACTACGTCGGTGACGGTGGCACACACGACGGGATCAATGAAAACGACACCATCATCAGCCGTCACGGACTGCTCAGCATCCACATGCCTCCTTACGACAACGCCATCATCAAGGGCGTCTCCACTGTCATGGTCTCCTACTCGAGCTGGAACAGGGTGAAGATGCATGCAAATCGCTATCTGGTCACTGAATTCCTCAAGCACACACTTCATTTCAGG GGATTTGTGATCTCAGATTGGCAAGGTATTGATAGAATAACCACGCCACCAGATGCTAATTACACATATTCTGTAGAAGCTGGGATCCGAGCAGGCATTGATATG GTGATGATCCCACTTGCATACCAAGATTTCATTAGTAACCTGACCTACTTGGTGGAGAAGAATGTGATCCCAATGAGCAGAATTGATGATGCTGTGAAAAGAATTCTGAGAGTCAAGTTCACTGTAGGACTCTTTGAGAACCCTTTTTCAGACCCTAGTCTGGCTGATCAGCTTGGAAGCAAG GAACACCGCGAATTGGCTAGGGAAGCTGTAAGGAAATCACTTGTGCTGTTGAAGAATGGCAAGGTTGCCAATGAGCCATTGCTCCCACTTCCTAAGAAGGCTAGCAAGATCCTTGTCGCCGGAAGCCATGCCGATAACTTGGGTTACCAGTGTGGAGGGTGGACTATTACTTGGCAAGGCCTAAGTGGCAACAACAATACAATTG GTACCCCTATTCTCAATGCAATCCAGTCAACTGTCGATCCTAGTACTCAGATCATCTTTTCCGAGAACCCCGATCCTGACTTTGTGAAGAACGGCGCATTTGAGTACGCGATCGTTGCGATAGGAGAGGATCCATATGCAGAAACAGATGGGGACAATCTGAATCTGACTATTCCAGCTCCTGGAGTCAGTGTGATTCAGAATGTGTGCAGCAGTGTCAAATGTGTTGTGCTTGTGATCTCAGGAAGGCCATTGGTGATCGAACCATATATCGAACAAATTGATGCACTTGTCGCGGCCTGGCTGCCCGGTACAGAAGGCCAAGGTGTGGCAGATGTGCTCTTCGGTGACTATGGTTTCTCCGGCAAGCTGCCAAGGACATGGTTCAAGTCTGTGGACCAGCTGCCTATGAATGTTGGTGACCAACACTATGATCCCCTCTTCCCCTATGGGTTCGGCCTTAGGACCGAGCCAGCTAATGCGAAGTAG